In Zygosaccharomyces rouxii strain CBS732 chromosome F complete sequence, a single window of DNA contains:
- the APC5 gene encoding anaphase promoting complex subunit 5 (similar to uniprot|Q08683 Saccharomyces cerevisiae YOR249C APC5 Subunit of the Anaphase-Promoting Complex/Cyclosome (APC/C) which is a ubiquitin-protein ligase required for degradation of anaphase inhibitors including mitotic cyclins during the metaphase/anaphase transition), with translation MSMSKLKLISSEIECNQRKTMGAESQFKITTSLTPYDVSTLVLIYLYCCHNVKVPMNIFVKLITPTIPSTEINPILEIEKLDLTVDRPLSVHLETLVSYVLHSGQRQLVIQLLSVLNSLDSLDTLTQLLSFLEKECLVKTYRTKKPSSSQGCRSITKTSYLGVYLDKCLIEYHLGSFDDREELWESFMQYLQSFKSTDLWKRLECELKPFEFEFRPTINDDDDDDSDREMIAWFQSFGKKITSVDKPVILIGERYLRSLLNWELVTVCKTRTKIDPGTRQILAGLSLNDLTHFPAAHVLAYLEAVFDNSYQEAADALHNYFDYMLTQNDENCFHISLLCLATFHTCMHDGPAAIKAFEEATKVARENKNTGTLNLIMIWVVNFIEIYPEYSSQFQVTVEQIVRYLKFCPDNENSLIFEKAYKFESLLLMMDNADTTLVLESFFKYMAIAIQRLQFGSDFTQVCKYGTKLWETLGQPLLSEVYGAYMKERIQGDEGDQEIHDAFKSLESGDHLTVNKILLKLRSPRLTDDHLKKLKLLEIKYLISTGDYEQAMQRVSESMRDLDTNVMNAEWKFKFQVENCHILLSCGMAVRCLPILKDMLDASMQSKNVLRASESIVLLCATLKQLGKDEESRFLLENNLHVILQYRHLETRAIGLLK, from the coding sequence ATGAGTATGTCTAAGCTTAAGCTCATCTCTTCTGAAATAGAATGTAATCAAAGGAAAACAATGGGGGCTGAATCTCAATTCAAGATAACTACATCGTTGACACCTTATGATGTTTCGACATTGGTACTGATATACCTTTACTGCTGCCATAATGTTAAAGTACCGATGAACATATTTGTCAAGTTGATTACACCAACGATACCTTCTACAGAGATAAATCCTATCTTAGAGATCGAGAAGTTAGATTTAACTGTCGATAGACCGTTGTCAGTCCATTTAGAAACATTAGTTTCATATGTCTTACATTCTGGCCAAAGACAATTGGTCATTCAATTGCTTTCGGTATTAAACTCTCTGGATAGTTTGGATACCCTTACCCAACTGCTTAGTTTCCTTGAGAAAGAATGTTTGGTGAAAACTTATAGAACCAAGAAACCATCAAGCTCCCAGGGATGTCGATCGATTACCAAGACAAGTTACCTTGGAGTATATCTGGACAAATGCTTGATCGAATACCATTTGGGTAGCTTTGACGACAGGGAAGAATTGTGGGAGAGTTTTATGCAGTACTTacaatctttcaaatccacGGACCTTTGGAAGCGCTTAGAATGTGAACTGaaaccatttgaatttgagtTTAGGCCAACTatcaatgatgatgatgatgatgatagtgACAGGGAAATGATTGCGTGGTTTCAAAGCTTTGGCAAGAAAATTACATCAGTGGATAAGCCAGTTATCTTAATTGGTGAGAGGTACCTAAGATCTCTTTTGAACTGGGAGCTTGTCACTGTATGTAAGACTAGAACCAAAATCGACCCCGGTACGCGGCAAATTTTGGCAGGTCTGTCACTTAATGATCTTACACACTTCCCAGCAGCTCATGTTCTCGCTTATTTGGAAGCTGTATTTGATAACAGTTACCAAGAAGCAGCAGATGCTCTGCATAACTATTTTGACTATATGCTTACACAGAATGATGAGAACTGTTTCCATATATCATTGTTATGTCTGGCTACTTTCCATACCTGTATGCATGATGGTCCCGCTGCTATTAAGGCCTTTGAGGAGGCTACCAAAGTGGCTCgagaaaataaaaatactGGTACTTTGAACTTAATCATGATTTGGGTAGTGAATTTCATAGAAATTTACCCCGAATATTCTAGTCAATTTCAAGTTACAGTGGAGCAAATAGTTCGTTATCTCAAATTCTGTCCAGATAATGAGAACTCTTTGATCTTCGAAAAGGCATACAAATTTGAATCACTTTTGCTTATGATGGATAATGCAGATACAACGCTTGTATTGGaatcctttttcaaatatatGGCCATTGCAATTCAACGACTACAATTTGGTTCGGATTTCACTCAAGTTTGTAAATATGGAACCAAGTTATGGGAAACATTAGGTCAGCCTTTATTGAGTGAAGTCTATGGCGCATATATGAAGGAAAGAATACAGGGAGATGAAGGTGACCAGGAAATTCACGACGCCTTCAAATCATTGGAATCTGGTGATCATTTGACAGTCAATAAGATCTTGCTGAAACTACGATCACCCAGATTGACTGAtgatcatttgaaaaaattgaaactaCTAGAAATTAAATATTTAATATCCACCGGGGACTATGAGCAAGCAATGCAAAGGGTATCAGAATCGATGAGAGATTTGGACACGAATGTCATGAATGCAGAAtggaaattcaaatttcagGTGGAAAATTGCCATATTCTGTTATCCTGTGGGATGGCGGTTAGAtgtcttccaattctaaaaGATATGCTTGATGCTTCTATGCAGAGTAAAAACGTCCTGAGAGCATCTGAATCAATTGTATTATTATGTGCTACCTTAAAACAGTTGggtaaagatgaagaatccCGTTTTCTTCTAGAGAACAATCTACATGTCATTCTCCAATACAGACATTTGGAAACAAGAGCTATTGGCCTGCTCAAGTAA
- the MLH3 gene encoding mismatch repair protein MLH3 (similar to uniprot|Q12083 Saccharomyces cerevisiae YPL164C MLH3 Protein involved in DNA mismatch repair forms a complex with Mlh1p to promote meiotic crossing-over mammalian homolog is implicated mammalian microsatellite instability): MAHGISKLDPNVSRVLRSQIVAVSLTSAVREVVQNSVDAGATALQIMVDPFQMSFMVKDNGYGMDPQDLDRVGCQHFTSKIRSLHDLQTLNTFGFRGEALFCIANIAQVTLVSKRSDCNSSWIRDIPYESRLFKDPKGDASYHFSLQPISKEESGTTVLVRNILYNVPVRRRILANDPLFKTLHTLREDLFQVLILRPDISLKVSYLDQLGKLKELISSTNITKDMNHFMKLSQSFSNIFGSVTPIDMFTKVSVKFKGCSVTGLISKCPVRPKEFQFIYLNGRKYTNQAFQKVINGIFQTAGFGAGGLSDTLIKTVGKPFNNYPLIILDVRCPQVAEDLMQDPAKDVVSSSHAHLLHPLILRVIKSFLSHQGYMANSSAAVNDLTENNKTIPNTSSPLPSTKFANSVLNSNARMARLKTDKKVDKTSPVTKQIDSGKIKPILDKLKRALPQDKLDIEQIYEKNDCCVPTPYSNGLGHIERLEGMDFKLDRSQLIKAEVIRQVDKKFILLKIPPNENVAHSMLIIVDQHACDERINLENYLKDFLYQVLEGTLMTHPVSDCAIDIDITEGYLFRHYEKEFKKWAISCEIKILNLETCFLMVSSLPDVLTIKVQGDKQFLKNALLQMVHDFKNSEKIPITNMCDRHVFKMSINKFEWWKYLHCLPTMFREIFNSRACRSSIMFGDLLSTPECSLLIKQLAQCHTPFQCAHGRPSVIPLLELSTEGGPSDNFSDYAKNSYLDYDIDT, from the coding sequence ATGGCTCATGGGATCAGCAAGTTAGATCCTAACGTTTCTAGAGTGCTGAGATCACAAATAGTTGCAGTATCACTAACTTCAGCGGTTAGAGAAGTGGTTCAGAATTCTGTAGATGCAGGTGCAACCGCCTTGCAAATCATGGTTGatccttttcaaatgaGCTTTATGGTTAAGGATAACGGATATGGTATGGATCCTCAAGATTTAGATCGTGTGGGTTGTCAGCATTTTACTTCCAAAATACGTAGTCTACATGATTTACAAACTTTGAATACATTTGGATTCAGAGGTGAAGCACTTTTCTGTATTGCGAACATTGCACAAGTTACGCTAGTTTCGAAGAGGTCAGATTGTAATTCTAGTTGGATTAGAGACATACCGTATGAATCGAGGCTTTTCAAAGATCCTAAGGGAGATGCTTCTTACCATTTCTCCTTACAGCCTATTTCTAAAGAAGAATCAGGCACAACCGTTCTGGTGCGCAACATTCTCTACAACGTACCTGTAAGAAGGAGAATATTGGCAAATGACCCTCTTTTCAAGACTCTACACACTCTAAGGGAAGACCTTTTCCAAGTACTTATTCTAAGGCCTGATATTTCACTAAAAGTCAGTTATTTGGACCAGTTGGGAAAGTTGAAAGAGTTAATATCATCTACTAATATTACTAAGGATATGAACCACTTTATGAAATTATCACAGTCGTTTTCGAATATTTTTGGTTCTGTAACACCGATTGATATGTTTACCAAAGTGTCCGTTAAGTTTAAAGGTTGTTCTGTTACTGGACTTATATCTAAATGTCCTGTTAGACCAaaagaattccaattcatctaTTTGAATGGTAGAAAATATACCAATCAAgcttttcaaaaggtgaTAAATGGTATCTTCCAGACAGCTGGATTCGGTGCTGGTGGGCTTAGCGATACCTTGATAAAAACTGTTGGTAAACCTTTCAATAATTATCCCCTAATTATCTTGGACGTACGATGTCCTCAGGTGGCAGAAGACCTAATGCAAGACCCAGCAAAAGACGTCGTTTCTTCATCCCATGCTCACCTATTACACCCTTTGATACTAAGAGTCATAAAATCGTTTTTGAGTCATCAAGGTTACATGGCTAACTCTTCAGCCGCTGTCAACGATTTGACAGAGAACAATAAAACTATTCCAAATACTTCTAGTCCATTACCGTCTACAAAGTTTGCCAATTCAGTTCTAAATTCTAATGCAAGAATGGCAAGGCTAAAAACTGATAAAAAGGTGGACAAGACATCTCCAGTTACTAAACAAATTGATAGCGGCAAAATAAAACCAATTCTTGACAAGCTAAAGAGGGCGCTTCCCCAAGATAAACTCGACATTGAACAAATCTACGAAAAGAACGATTGTTGTGTACCCACTCCATACTCGAACGGTCTTGGTCACATCGAAAGACTAGAAGGTAtggatttcaaattggataGGTCTCAACTTATCAAAGCGGAAGTTATAAGACAAGTTGATAAGAAGTTTatccttttgaaaattccaCCTAATGAAAATGTAGCCCACAGCATGCTGATAATCGTGGACCAACATGCTTGCGATGAAAGAattaatttggaaaactatttgaaagattttttaTACCAGGTTTTGGAAGGAACCTTAATGACCCATCCGGTCTCCGATTGTGCTATTGACATTGACATCACTGAAGGATATCTTTTCAGGCATTACGAGAAGGAATTTAAAAAATGGGCCATCTCTTGTGAGATTAAAATACTCAATCTGGAGACATGTTTCTTAATGGTCTCTTCACTTCCTGATGTTCTAACAATAAAAGTTCAAGGTGATAAGcaatttttaaagaatgCTCTTTTACAAATGGTTCACgacttcaaaaattctgaaAAAATACCCATAACCAATATGTGTGATAGACATGTATTCAAAATGTCGATAAACAAATTTGAATGGTGGAAATACCTTCACTGTTTACCTACCATGTTCCGAGAAATATTTAATAGCAGGGCATGTAGATCTTCCATCATGTTTGGAGATTTACTCTCCACGCCAGAATGTTCTCTACTTATCAAACAGCTTGCCCAATGCCATACACCTTTCCAGTGTGCTCACGGCAGGCCTTCCGTTATCCCATTGTTAGAATTGAGCACAGAGGGCGGGCCCTCTGATAATTTCAGCGACTATGCAAAAAATTCGTACTTGGATTACGACATCGATACCTAA